gactggcagaagctctcctggGTCCCAGGCAGAGAAGAGTCTTCCCAGGCGCTGCTGCCCAAACCATTTTTAAGCCGAGATGCGGAGGGCATGGAAGCAGGGGCTCTGCTAGGGCACTCGGCTGCACTCTCAGGCTGGCCTCCTTTGCCCCAGGCCATGCTACTTGGGAACCCTCCGGTGGGCACCTAACTGGCTGGGCAACATGTCAGCAACTCCTTTCAAATGAGGGGTTTGGAGCCTATTGGGTGGCTGCTTGAATTTCACTGATCTGCCCCCACGATCTGAAGAGCTCAAGGTGGACTATGAAGGGCAGCAGGTTTGAGGCAAAAGACTAGAGACTGGAACAGTCCTGGGAGCTGTGGGCTAAAATGTTGCCCCCCTGAATGGTCCCCCCGAAGGAGTTGCTTCTGGATCCAGTGCTGTTGCTGGGGGCTCACACAGCCTCAgagtactgcaatgtgctctacatggggctacctttgaaggtgactcaggaactacaattaatccagaatgcggcacctagactggtgactgggagtggccgtcaagaccatgtaacaccggtcctgaaagacctacattggctcccagtacgtttccgagcacaattcaaagtgttggtgctgaccttgaaagcactACATGGcctcggcctagtatacctgatggagtatctccaccccccggacactgaggtccagctcggagggccttctggcagttccctcactgtgagaagtgaggttacagggaaccaggcagagggccttcctggtagtggtgcctgccatgTGGAACtctgtcccatcagatgtcaaggaaataaacaactatccgacttttagaagacatctgaaggcaggcctgtttagggaagttttttaatgtctaatgttctgttgaaagccgcccagagtggctggggaaagcatgccagatgggaggggtataaataataaaataattggtggtggtggtgcggcttatattcgggccaatacggtatcttTTATAAACACTggaggtttttcttttaaataatcaCGTGGTGTATAAgtgttatgaaataaaatataagtAAGATCTCCAGCCCCTGACTAGTGAACAGGGAAGGCTGAGCAGCTGCCACTAACCCCACTTCTGACCAGTCACAGGGGGGACTATTCAATAGAGCCAGAAGCATCTGCGCCCAGCAGCAGGGCTAAGTTCTTTGCTGGGGGAGAGAGCTCCCTACAGGCCACACAGCACATATGAATCGCATCCCCCATCTGCTAAAACGGGGTGGGGCAACCTCTGCTGTCCCCCCCAGCTGatgctcaactacaactcccatcagcccctgcaagcatggtcaatggccagggctgatgggaggtgcagttcagcaacacctggagggctaaaggttgcctacccctgttctaaagaGGGATCATAGCCAGCACACTGCAAGACGCACCTTGAAGAGCTCCCTCTTGATGCGCCCTTTCAGGAAATCCTTGACAAACTGAGTGTTTTCAGCCCGATCATGTGATTCCTTGGTCCCTTCCTTGAGCAGCTCAGACAAGTCTGTGGCGCTGTGGAGAGACAGAAGCGCCCAAGGTTAAGAGGTCTTACATGTGCAGCCCGAGATCGGAAGCAGTTGGCACATGCTTGATTCAGCCTCCCAGCACCCAAAAACAACCAGCCCAGAACTCTCAGGCCCCATgaaaccacaacaaacactgcTGTGCCCTTTCTGCACTCCAGGGCAAGAGAAGGCATTACACTCACCCCCTCCACGCAATGTGCCGTCAGCACCCCAAGCCTCACCAACCTGTCCTCCGAGAGCCTTGTACATGCCTGGAAAACAGCCCAGGACGCCTCCAGCTGCCTGTGCCCTTGCTGTTCGCCACCTTGGCCAGTGTTATTGGCCTTACCTGGATGAGTCCTCTAATCTGGGAGACTCCCCCCAGCCCACCTGCTTCCGTTTGCTTCCGTCAATGAGCTCCATAACACCTTCAGAGAGAGCTGAGCTAGGTGCCTTTTTCCCAGAGGGGCTTCTTGGCAGCACAGATACTGAACTCTGAAAGCATTCTCTGGATATGGCAGGCTGAGGACTTTGAAGACCACCAACTAAGAATGCCTCAGGGAGCAGTGGGTTTCATTACCAAACAAACTTCCCTTCATTCAGCACCTGGCTTAGCAGGAAAGGGGTTTCACCCATCATGACAAACACCCGAGGCTGAAATACCAGCGTCCCTTCTTCAAGTTCCCAAAtctgaggcagcagcaggaacaTCAATATGCAGAAAGTTAATTGTGTCGAAGCTGTATTTTTGATCACTGTATTCTGTCTACTTGTTGTTAAAGTGTGTTGCTTTTTTTTCAGTTGATAACCACTATTTTATGTAGATCTCttaacagattttattttattaagccgCCTATAAATTTTGTTAAGATAAATCAAATAAGTCTCCTTTTGGCACATTTTCACTCCATTTTCTTGCTCCAGGCCTACTCACATtcatgcagttgaaataaataaagaaatttgtccagtagcactttagagaccaactaagtttgttctgggtataagcttttgtgtgcatgcacatgaaagcttatacccagaacaaacttagttgatatctaaggtgctactggacaattttaaaatttatttatttatttcaactgcatcagaccaacacggctacctacctgaatccagAACCACATTCATGCAGTAATACTGCATCAAACCACAAGGACAAGATCTCCCAGCCTGCCATTGCGGCCTCTGCCAatacttccttctcctcctcacctCACATTGTCATCCTCCTCCAACTCCTCATAGGAGAGATTTTCAGGCTCCTCCAGCGCCTCTGTTACATCAGACGACATTCTGCAACCAGTGGATCTTGGCTGGGCTGCAGGACACTTTGCTCAATCCTCAATTACCTGTTCAGAAAGTGCAAGAGTCTGTTACACAGCCTCAAGTCTGCAGCATCCTTAACAGTCAAATAAGATTCATGCAGCTGGAGCTGAAAACCAAGCTTTGCATATCAAAGGCTAACAACGTGGTGGTGCGAAGCATTAACCTGATCCATTTGTGACCAAGCCAACTTAGAAGTGCAGGATTTTAAGCTCACCACCCCAAATGTAAGTCCTTGTCACCAGCAACTTTCACTGTGCGGTCCAATAAACTACCCACTATTCAGTAAGAACAGCCTCCGACTAAGCTCCATGGCCAGCCTGAGAACTGAGGAGAGCAAAGAGCCCAGTTTGATGTGCAACTGCTGAGCAAGCCATTGTTTGGGCTGCAGCTGCCCCGGCAGCAGAAAGAGTAGCAAAGAAGTCCTTCAATGCCTGCCTTTCATTTCTAGGATttgggctgcagcagcagcagcagcagcaaccacctcTACTTGGTGAGCCATTGAAACTGCTCCAGAGGAACAAAAGGAGGGAGCAGCCAAAGCTGAATGCGAGCCAGCTCTGCCAGCCATGCAATGAAGGACATGCAGGGGACAAGACAGATGATACCTATGGCCAAGAACAACAAGATAGTCAGAAACACTGCCGGGCTTGCAGGCAGATATgggaaagagagatagagagacagacagacaaatacaGCAAGACACAGGGAGACacgcagaaagagagagatgggatATGGGAACTGCATCTCCTCAAGTTAGTGGGGACAAAGTAACAGCAGGTACGGTGCCAGTGCTTTAAAAGGGATGCCACAAGCTGCCCATCAGCACCATTACACCCTGTTGAGCTGCAGCAGCCCCTGCCTTGCGCCACCTCACCCAGCCCCCTCAGTGAAATCCTGGGCTTAACTAATGCATTTCTGATTTGGTGCCTTGGTGGAAAAGTGCAAATGAACACCTCAAGAAGGATTTAAAAGAGTCAGCCCTCAACACCTAATCAGGTCTGGGCCTTGAGATTTTGCAATTCATTATAACCCTGTTTCAATTTGGCTACCCAAGCCTGGTGATGCATCAAGTACCAGCCACAGACATGCCTTCCGTCGAAATACCATCTGAGGACACTGGTTGCTCAGAAACCTGCTCCAAATCATGCACCCTGCTGCCAGTTCCTTTCCTAGACCACAGGGAACATGGAGACGTTTTGCAAATCACTGCTAGTTAGCTCTTCAGTTCCTTTCTGAGTGGCCACTGCCCAAAAGGACACCACATACCAGTCACAAAGGCACCTTATTATAAGTAAGTGATGGATAGGGGCAAAAGTTATTCCCATCCCAGAGCACAGGAACCAGCTGAGTGCTGCTACAGATGTGCACACTTCCAGGCAATCCATCAGCCAAATTACAGTTCGAGAGACAAAACTTCCTTCTCTAAAATGTCCCAGGAGGAGGCCGCACCCCAGGCACCTCCTGCCACAGGATTCCAGTCGCCACCATGCCAACTAGGCAAGGACTTGACGTCAGGAGGCTGTTGATATCAGGAAACCTCCCACTGCCTTTGCCTTCCTTTCAGGAAAACCTCTGCATCATACCACTAGAGGGCTGGCAGAACGGTCTGACCCACTAGGACTTTTCCACAGTATTAGCTGTGGTAGCTAAACTACAGGCTCCACATCCAGAGGTAAATCCCAGAACCATagttaaagaacaggaagctgaGAGTCGGAATAGATAAGACACCCCCCAGAATGGAGGGGTGCAAGAAGTGGGGTCCCCCAGGAAACTTGTTCATAAATCAGGTAGTTTAAATGGACCCTCttcacaagggagggagggaagaactaAGTCCAGATATAGTTCTTGCATCCCTCCACGATGGAGTCTGTCTGCTTCTTCCAACTCTCAGCCTCCTGCTTTTTAACCAATCAATAAGTAAACGTGGGGCTTTTTAGTTGGGTGGGAGTAGTGAGTAAAGTGATGCAGGGGCAAAAACCTATTCACATTTGTGAAGAAAGTCCTTCCTTTTCTCCTAATCCAGTGAGGCTGAATAGTAGAAATTGGGGGTGGGCAGAAGCAAAATCCCCCTCCATGCAGCTAAGCGACTGGAATTAAGTGAGTGTCAGACTAGAAGGTGGTTTCCGATCCCCTCcttggccacaaagctcattgGGGGTGACACTGGGAGCCAAGCACCGCCTCCCTGAGcctccctcgcagggttgttgtgggaatcaGAGGAGGACCGGGGGCTCagcagagaccagggttcaaatccccccctcGACTCAGCCGTCACGAGCCTCACTGGGCATGACCTTGAGCCACTCGCCATCTCTCTCATCccgacctacctcacagggttgttgtgctggGGGGAGTCTGGCTTAGTTATGTACTGTCATTGCACCCCCCCCAGGCACCTCAAGGGGGGGTGAGTggttcttctccctcctcctcttcctcctctctgaaTTCCCAACAACACCCCTGCGAGGCAGGCCAGGCCTGAGGGAGGCGCttccaagatgggggggggggtgcaagagAGATTAAAAGAGCCCTGATCCCCCCAAGTTCCTAGTCCTCACTAGGAACCCCCCTCCGCAACAACCTCCCTGCGAGGGAGGCACGGCGGCAGCTGGCCGGCCTGGCGCTCCTGGGGAAAGGGGCTCGGAGGCGGCCCTCTGCgcatgcccaggggaagcccggCCAACGGCCGCCGCGGAACCGTTACCTCAGCCGGCCGCCGCTCCTGCCGCTTCCTCCGGGTCTCCTCACGGTCTAGAGGCACTTCCGGTCAAGCGCCTCCGCCGGACGGAGCTCCGCCCCCTCGCGCTTGTCACGCGCACAAAGGGCCGCTTCATAGGCGCGGCGGGCGGCCTATCGGCGGGCGAGCAGCGCCTTTGTGACGGCGGCGGGGCCCGCCCCCTCGAGGGAGGGGCCGAGGCTGGCCCGGAAATAGGCGGGGAATAAACCCCACTGCGCCACGCCCCCTCCCCTGCTCGGCCAGAGAGATGAGGGCGGCGGGAAGGGAGGCCGAGAGGCGCGCCTCTCCTCCGCCCCCGCGCGGCGCCTGCGAGGCACTGCAGGGAGGGAGGCGGATGGGGACTTTGTTGTACAGTGTTATTTTTATTGCCACAAagccagtaaaaataaaaataaaaaaacaacacagcaatgcCGCTGCTGCAATGAAGCCCCTGCGGGGGAGAGAGTGCCtccgagcatgtgcagagttcctttccccttccctttccctcccgCGGGCTGGACTGCGTGACGACATCGCCGTGCCTTTCGGAGTCGCGCTGCTCACGAGGCTCCCTCGCACCAGGACCCCTTTTTCCTGCGGATCATCGTGATCACCAAGAGTCGTGAGTCTCTGGCCAGGCGCATTCAGGGCGTTACCCTTAACACGTGTATTGACCAGGGGATGAAGAAATCCCACCCCCCGTCATTCCAGATTGTGCCAAGTGGGGTCTCCAATCAGTTCCAGGGACTAACTGGTGGCTCAGCCAGAGTGAAACGGGCACCAGATCCGTGATCCTTCcattgcaattcctgcattgcaggggggttgggctggatgacctttgggggtccccctCCAAGTCCCGCCTGGTGTCAGGAAAGCAGCGGCAAGGCGGGAGCAATCTCTCCCTCGAGACCTTTGCAAaagttctttcttcctttctccaagGCAGCCAAAGTACCCTCAGCTCCTCCGATGATGGCGGAGAAGAAACGGGTGGTGGTTTTTGGAGCTACAGGTAGGTAACCTTCCAAAATGGAGACTAGGAAACATGTCGCGCATTCTTGCATCTCGGCGGGACGTGGGCGCGTCTCTCAGGTAGGTTGCCTCTGGGCGCAGCGGGGAGGCGGGAGCTTTATCTCGCATGGAGAGGGGCTGATCTGCGTCCCCGGGGGCAGTTCGGGAATGTCAGGCTGTGGACCTCGGGGGCTTTAGATGGCCTTAATGTGCATTGCTTTGCCTGCTTCAAAACGTGCTTAGACAGTACCCCCCCCTTTAGGGAGTACTGTATAGCCCAGTGGTAGGGCACTGAATCATAGAacttacagttggaagggaccgcaagagtcatctagtcccaccccctgcaatacaggaatcttttgcccaacctggtgcttgaacccataaccctgagattagaGTCTTTTGGTCCCCCTTCAGTCTTTGGCCATATCCAgctctcctgcctgaaaccccagaagagctgctgccattcaagaGATGTCAGCCCTCCCAAACTTGCTGCCCCCTAGAGTAGTGTGGTTCCTCACCAATTCCCCCGCCCCTTGAAAATTAGGGTCCTGGTGGGCCATTTAATGACATTCCCCTGCCTGCTGTAGCAACTTTAACACACTGTTCTAGATGCTGCGTTGGTTTTAattgtattatttttaattcctTCAAATTACAGTACTGTGCAATGAAATGCAGCGtgagaaataaaagcagcaacgcAGTTAAAATGAACACGAGCATTTAGCGTGACGAATGGGCTGTCTTCCACACATTGGAAGGTGGCgggctctccttcctgggaggctTTTAtaggcagaggttggagggccacctgtcagggatgcttgagttgcgactcctgcattgcagggggtgggactagatgaccctcgagagCCCTTCCACCTCTACCATTCCCTGGTTCTGTGATCCACAGAGGCATTGCAGGCAACCTGAGTGAAGTTCACAAGCCCACCATGcccttgactacaattcccatcagctgctgCCATCGTCCCCTCTGGGGGACACCATGTTTGGGAAGGGTGGTTTAGAGACAGGGTCCAACTAGATGACCTGAGGAACTGACCTTGCCTAAGGCGGGGCCTTGTCCTTTGCGATGCATCTGTGGTGCATGCTGCCGACTGCAGAGACAGCTGAacaatccagggagtctccctctccgTCTTGTGGCAAGCTCCCCTTTCTCCTGGTCTCCCAAGAATAATGAGGGGAGCAGAACAGAGGCCAGACGGCTTGGGAGAGGAGCATCTTAGGAGGGGTGGAAGGCCTGGCCTTCAGCCCTGGCAACTGCTccatggggcaagacctgctgggaagggTTGCTGAGACCACTGGGCCGAGAAGGATTCCATTCCCTTGAATAAAGAATTCACGTCACCGGCATTGGATATTTCCTTCCTTTCTCGCTGACCTGCTTctgactcccctcccccccgacACTTGCATTCCCGCAGGGCTCCAGGGAGGCTCGGTGGCCAGGGCCCTGCTGGATGATGGCACCTTCCAGGTGCGTGCTGTCACCCGCAACCCGCAGCAGAAGGCTGCCCAGGAGCTGGAGAAGAAGGGCGCTGAAGTGGTGAAGGCAGACCTGGAGGACGTGCAAAGCCTGGAGCAAGCCCTGCGAGGGGCGTACGGAGTCTTCCTCGTGACCGATTTCTGGGAACATCTCAGCAAAGAGCGGGAAGTTGCCCAGGTGGAGCTAAGCCCAAAGACGGGGCAACCCGCAGTGCAGTGTGAGGGGTGCCCAACAGGCATGGGGGGGTTCTCTTTCAGAACTGGCTGCTGAGGCTGCATCTGCAGCAGTTTGATATGCTATTAAGAGCATCACATGCCAATAATAAGCCTGGCAGCCAATCAGCAGCCAAGTCTGATCTTggtagaaaaatgcaacctgtgctgcTGATAGAAGTAGTGTGattcatgcaacacgttggcgattaatatacacagaacaataattatacatactttatcaaccttctgagaaaaatacaaaatattaaaaaagccacaaagacttttaaactaCCTAGCCtaaaatgaacttataatgtctggtttcaatagatttttcaaatgctgaaCCTCATTgtctacaactttattaacatctatctacaactctactagcatctctcggtattgtgaataTCACCGAACTTACCTTTcattggtatcttcatgaacttatctaaaagactgagttaagcatttgaaaaatctgcACTAACTGCACTACCTGCGGTTTCCTGATCAGCCGCAAAGAAATCCTCACATGGCTTGGATTGCAGGTAATCCATTCTTGAAGTAACTAACACACAAACTCCGGTGGCTAAACTATCCTGGTCTCGGAATGATCACTGTTGTTGCACCAGCCAAAGTTGGCCAGAGCTACTCCTTGCGCCAAGGCCACCAGGGCGACAGCTGTACATTAAGCTGCTGCTGAAGGCAGAAGGCCAGGCCAGGGGGCAACTCCAGTGACCCACAGGGGCCTCCGCAACCCACAGCCCCGCAAGCCACCCCTTTGCCAAAGTTCTCTCACTGCTGCCGGAAGCGCAGGCAACGACAGTCCCCTGCCTGGGAAGGATCCACCTTCTTCCTTGGGGGATAAATTTGGGGAAGACCAGTGCTTCCTGCCTCTCATTCCATGTCTGGTTTTGCACCCAGGGGAAGCACGTGGCAGACTTAGCCAAGCGACTGGCCTTGGGCTACGTGGTTTACAGCGGCCTGGAAAACGTGAAGAAGCTAACGGAGGGGCAGCTGGAGGTGCCTCACTTTGACGGCAAAGGCGAAGTGGAGGAATACTTTCGGGCTGTCGGGGTGCCCATGACCAGCCTTCGGCTGCCCTGGTACTTTGAGAACTTCATCACCATCTTCCGACCCCAGAAAGCCCCAGATGGAGACAGCTACGAGCTAGGTAACAGCATCCCTCCTTCTGCCCTTAAGAGATGCCTCACCTGCTGCCCAGATTGGCAGGGAGTCTGATGCCACTGGTGTGCCTCTCTcttgaggaggggggaagggtaGGGGGGCCTCAAGCCTCACCTTGGGCAGCAAAAAAGATGGGCAGGTGCTTTCCTTCGTCTGCCACTGCCCTCCTCACCCCATTCCAAAGGGTTCATTGGACAcactttcatattttattttcatatattaaatgtgtataccgccctttatccatagatctcagggcagtacacagcagcatgggcatagccaggatttatgttaggaggggcaggcttcatgttggggggggcaggcttcaGTTAAGTTTACTTGCTCGAGGGGGGGCATGTGTCCCCTTGGCTACGCACATGCACAGCAGAGGAAAGTGCCTGCAGGATAGGTAGCACAGATGGGGAACtgattgaattattattatttactatagAGCTTTGTATTCTTGGTGCCCCTTGTGCTTCTGATGGTTTCAGTCATAGGTTTGTGGGTCTGTCTATCTTGCAAGTCCCGTGTGCCACACCTTTTGCTCTCTCATTTCTTAAAGCGGTACCTTCCCCTTGTCTACGTTGCTTATTGCAAATATCCAGATAACCAGCTTTATAATTTCTTCTTGTGAATGTAACACGCTATGACAGCCTTGGTTTTAAGGTGTTTCTCTCATGAGGTTCTATTTTGTGGTTTGGGATGCATCGATAATATTCAATAAAAATGTGCCCCCTCCCTAAAAAAATAATATCCCCCTTTGTGCATCCGGGTTGCAATTGATGGTCACCTGCACTTGCTCTGTCTGTGCTGTTTTCTCCTTCCCCTGAGAGGCCTCAGCTCCTGATCAaacctccctcctcttctcctctctttTGTAGCCATTCCCATGGGAGAAGTGCCCATAGATGGGATGGCCGTGGCTGATCTCGGGCCAGTTGTGGTTCGGCTGATGAAAGAGCCAGAGAAGTACATAGGCCAGGACATTGGGCTGAGCAGCTGCAAGCACACCGTGGCAGAGTACGCAGCCCTGATAGAAAAGTACACCGGGAAGCCTGTGAGGGATGCCAAGGTAAAGCAGGTGCATGGACAGCCCTCcagggaggggggtggggaggaccacCGAGATGGCACTCGCTGGAAGGAACAGGCCACAGCAAGAGCACCAGATGCTGTGGAAAGCTCCCAGGCCCCTTTGTTTCCAGGTCAGCCTTATCTGCAAGTTGGATCAATGAAGTTTCTCCTGCTCTTTCTGCAGATGTCGCTTGAATCCTATGAGAAGCTGGACTTTCCTGGTGCCCAAGAGTTAGCTAACATGTTCCGCTTCAACATCATGGGCCCAGTCCGAGATCCTGCCGTGACCCTGAAGCTCAACCCAAAGGCCAGGAAGTTTGAGGAGTGGGTGGCGGAGGAAAAAGCTGCTTTCAAGGACCTCTAACAGGGGAGAGGCTTCCCTGGGATCACCTGCTTTGTTCTTCCctcttaaataaaaaaagatggcTTGGACCGTTACTCCATTCTCTTTGTAGGGTTGAGTTCATGGGAGGGGTGGCGGTTTTGAGGCTCACTTGCTTCAAGTCAAACCACAAAGGGGGGAGACCCGGCAGGGTAGTCTTGGGTAGTTATTTGCTTTGGACAAAGCTACAAAGCCCAAGGCTGTAAGTCATCCAAGTATAACATCTTGCATGACCCAAAGAAAGGGAGAAGTCATACTTGGGAATTGGCCTGGGCCAGGAAGTGATTTTGAGCCTGTGTCCTGGTGGAACCCTGTAGCAAGGTAGCCTACCTTCCACTCCAGGCAGGGGCTGCTGGCCAGCTCTGCCCCACCCCTTCAGGAACCCTGAAGAATGGGAGGTGACCAGCGTAGTAGCAAAGCCTCAGGCTCTCTCGCCAGATAAAAGGTCATAGGGCTGACAGCCTGGGGTATGACTACAGGACCAGGAAATGGGGACTTGCCTTGTTGCTTTGGACCTAACAGCTGGATGTAGGAAGCCACGTCCTAATATGTAGGGTCAAGCAGGCAAACTAGGGAAAGGTGCTAGTTCAATAGGACGGCTATCCTTTCTGAATCACCCCCTAGCAGCAGGGTTCAAGGAtaccatttcccttcccttccctcaccCAAGTAAAAGCTCAAGAATATTCTTCCACTTCTTGCATCCTTCCAGGTTGCTGTGACATTTGAAAGGGAGAAGAACAAAAGGATGGATTCTAAAGATCTTTTTTATAGAGTGTATTTTACATTTGATACAGAATCACCTTGCAGGCCAAATGGCTCAGGAGGCTGCACGTGCCGTCTGTTAGCAAGTGAAGGGAGAGAGCTCCAGTCCGGGTGGATTTAAttgcagggtgggtgggaatctTAAAGCGGCCAAATAAGTAACAGCGACTGGATGCAGCAGCCACCTTCACACCCCCAGCAGTCCTGATTGCTTTGTGGCTCAGCTGTGCCCAGCCTCATGGCCAGCTCTTTCAGAGGCCAACGGGGCGCATTCTGCTCTCGCTTCCCCCACCATCTGTCCTCTTAGGCCAAAAGTGCAGAGGGATGCTTCACACACAGCAAATTCTATGGGACACGCCTTCTGGGTGCAGGTAAATGGGAAGAGGCACgttgttgtatttgactgctgcTGTCCTACAAAAAAATGTTGCTGCACGAAGCAGCTGCTCCCAGCACCCCACATTGCAACCTCACGAGCTAGCAGCAGAGTAAAGGGGCAACTAATTCAGATGCGTTTCAGACCTACACGAGAAATGCAACAGATCTCCCTGCCTGCCCACATGCAATGGAAGAATCCCTGGCTGTTTACTTACAGCTGCTGCAGTCGAGAGAAGCCGCTCTCCTGAGGCCAGGCTGTGCCACAAAACTCCGAAGCCAAATTCCCCTGGTAGCCAAAAGAACTCGGGGTGCAGGGAACTCGTGGGTTCTTCACTGCCTCTCTGCTTTTTGGAGCGGGCTGGTGATCTCAGAAGCTCTCTGCGGGGCTTTTCAAAACCTCGGGAGAGCAGGACTGTTTGCTAAACTAGACGGGTGCCTGATTTTTCCTGTCCAGGTTCCCACTCGGTGGTCTGCATCTGTCTGGAAAAGGAGGAGGGTCTCTCCagggaacctggaaccttttgcagctCCCGTAGGCGACATGGCAGAGGCCGCCCCTCCCAAGTCCCGCTTCCAGAGGCGAAAGCCTTCCACCTGCGCAGACATCCTGCCAAGCAAGTTCCAGTGTGTCTGTCTAGGATTCTTCTTGCCAGGCTCCTGCGGTCGCTTCACCTCCAAGGAGGACGACACAGCCGCTCGACCGCTGCCACACATCACCCTAGTTTCCAGTAGAACGTTTCCCTGGagccaaaaggaaaagggaagtctTGTGAAGCTTCCCCTGCCATGCACTTTGACTGCAAAGAGCAGCTTGCTGGCAAGGGCTGCCCTCTCTTTCCATGGAAGTCAACAACCAGCTGTAGCCACAGAGAAGCCTCATCTCCCCAGCGACTACTGGCAGCTGTGGGCCTGCAGGTCAACCCCTCCAACCCTGACATCCTGGGTGCAGAGTGGGCCTCTGCCTGGTCCCAGTTTAAGTGTGGACTCCAGACTTTTGAGATGCTTTGCCAGCATCCAGTGGCAGGCAGTTCCAAGGGTTCAGGGCCTCAAGTGGCAAACCTTTCCAGAAGGATTGCACCTATGC
The nucleotide sequence above comes from Podarcis raffonei isolate rPodRaf1 chromosome 14, rPodRaf1.pri, whole genome shotgun sequence. Encoded proteins:
- the NMRAL1 gene encoding nmrA-like family domain-containing protein 1; protein product: MMAEKKRVVVFGATGLQGGSVARALLDDGTFQVRAVTRNPQQKAAQELEKKGAEVVKADLEDVQSLEQALRGAYGVFLVTDFWEHLSKEREVAQGKHVADLAKRLALGYVVYSGLENVKKLTEGQLEVPHFDGKGEVEEYFRAVGVPMTSLRLPWYFENFITIFRPQKAPDGDSYELAIPMGEVPIDGMAVADLGPVVVRLMKEPEKYIGQDIGLSSCKHTVAEYAALIEKYTGKPVRDAKMSLESYEKLDFPGAQELANMFRFNIMGPVRDPAVTLKLNPKARKFEEWVAEEKAAFKDL